From a region of the Paenibacillus antri genome:
- a CDS encoding ATP phosphoribosyltransferase regulatory subunit has product MSKPKVFEKPVGVTDYLPEAVERLRRIETNVMACMRRWGYREIMTPTLEFYDTVGVASATSDKKLFKLLDRWGTTLVMRSDMTAPIARVVSSLLRDRPLPIRLAYHANVFRAIEEEAGRNSEFFQTGVELVGDASAEADAEAIALSIACLKAAGVRKFRVALGHVGFLHGLFEETLPGRVEAQEALKDHLLRRDYVGYREALGRLELPESVRVELEGILRLRGGREVCDQALALSGSPTAQAAIRHLCEVWAVLNAYDAVADVLIDLTMTGDFNYYTGLTFEGYASDLGFPVLSGGRYDNLLGQFGRPAPATGFSLKTNRILEYVAANDAGAAARTERVLVAYTSDAREEALRQAGAIRASGGDVSVTTVRVADAAELPFSDGGGSVVFNGAVYDRVVTFG; this is encoded by the coding sequence TTGTCCAAACCGAAGGTGTTCGAGAAGCCGGTCGGCGTGACGGATTATTTGCCCGAAGCGGTGGAGCGGCTCCGCCGCATCGAGACGAACGTCATGGCCTGTATGCGCCGCTGGGGGTACCGGGAAATCATGACGCCGACGTTGGAGTTTTACGATACGGTCGGCGTGGCGAGCGCGACGAGCGATAAGAAGCTGTTCAAGCTGTTAGACCGCTGGGGAACGACGCTCGTCATGCGGTCCGACATGACGGCGCCGATCGCGCGCGTCGTCTCGTCGCTGCTTCGGGATCGGCCGCTGCCGATTCGCCTCGCCTACCACGCGAACGTGTTTCGCGCGATCGAAGAGGAAGCGGGGCGAAACTCGGAGTTTTTCCAGACGGGCGTAGAGTTGGTAGGCGACGCGAGCGCAGAGGCGGACGCGGAGGCGATCGCGCTGTCGATCGCGTGCCTGAAGGCGGCCGGCGTCCGAAAGTTCCGGGTCGCGCTCGGCCACGTCGGCTTCTTGCACGGCTTGTTCGAGGAGACGCTGCCGGGCCGGGTCGAGGCGCAGGAAGCGCTGAAGGATCATCTGCTGCGGCGGGATTACGTCGGCTACCGCGAGGCGCTGGGCCGTCTCGAGCTGCCTGAATCGGTACGGGTCGAGCTGGAAGGCATCCTGCGGCTGCGCGGCGGCCGGGAAGTATGCGACCAGGCGTTGGCGTTGTCGGGGAGTCCGACGGCGCAGGCGGCGATCCGCCATCTGTGCGAGGTGTGGGCGGTGCTGAACGCTTACGACGCCGTTGCCGACGTCTTGATCGACCTCACGATGACGGGAGACTTCAACTATTACACGGGACTGACCTTCGAGGGATATGCATCTGACTTGGGCTTCCCCGTGCTGAGCGGCGGGCGGTACGACAACCTGCTGGGCCAGTTCGGGCGGCCGGCTCCGGCGACGGGCTTCTCGCTGAAGACGAATCGCATTCTGGAATACGTCGCGGCGAACGACGCGGGCGCGGCGGCGCGAACGGAACGCGTGCTGGTCGCTTATACGAGCGACGCGCGGGAGGAGGCGCTTCGTCAGGCCGGGGCGATTCGCGCCTCGGGCGGCGACGTGTCGGTGACGACGGTGCGGGTTGCCGACGCGGCGGAGCTTCCATTTTCGGATGGGGGCGGTTCGGTAGTGTTCAACGGCGCGGTATACGATCGGGTCGTCACGTTCGGATAA
- a CDS encoding acyltransferase produces MRRLERYPAPSGAANALWHVYRTVSFAKAVRNFVFIQISRYMPLLAVKRWIYRRVLGMRVGEMTSFALMVMPDVFFPERIQVGRNCVIGYNTTILTHEYLIKEYRLGDVVIGDEVMIGANCTVLPGVVIGDGAVVAAGSVVHKDVAPGAFVGGNPLRTLGSAKEDVPPGGADAAD; encoded by the coding sequence ATGAGACGATTAGAGCGATATCCCGCCCCTTCGGGGGCGGCGAACGCGTTATGGCATGTGTACCGCACGGTGAGCTTCGCTAAAGCCGTGCGGAATTTTGTTTTTATTCAGATTTCCCGATACATGCCGCTGCTGGCGGTCAAGCGCTGGATTTACCGCCGCGTGCTGGGCATGCGGGTAGGGGAGATGACGTCGTTCGCGCTGATGGTCATGCCGGACGTGTTTTTCCCGGAGCGGATTCAGGTGGGGCGCAACTGCGTCATCGGCTACAATACGACGATCTTGACGCATGAATACTTGATCAAGGAGTACCGATTGGGGGACGTCGTCATCGGCGACGAGGTGATGATCGGCGCGAACTGTACCGTGCTGCCCGGCGTCGTGATCGGGGACGGGGCGGTCGTAGCGGCGGGATCCGTCGTCCATAAGGACGTCGCGCCCGGCGCGTTCGTCGGGGGCAATCCGCTGCGGACGCTGGGCTCGGCGAAAGAAGACGTCCCGCCGGGGGGAGCCGATGCAGCGGATTGA
- the ppaX gene encoding pyrophosphatase PpaX, translating to MIRTVLFDLDGTILDTNELIFRSFEHAWERKGWPMVTRERLTPYMGGKLHDMFRETAGVTTDEEVEELIGLYREYNWAHHDELVRGFPHAREVMAALRAAGVRMGVVTTKIRKTSEMGLALCGMAEFIETIVSLDDVEHAKPHPEPVLKALAAMGVDAETALMVGDSSGDLLAARAAGVRSVAVGWSIKSKEHLMRCEPDYWIDDIRELLDIVGAAGVERV from the coding sequence ATGATCCGAACGGTACTGTTTGATTTAGACGGCACGATTCTGGATACGAACGAGCTGATCTTCCGCTCCTTCGAACACGCGTGGGAGCGGAAGGGCTGGCCGATGGTTACGCGCGAGCGGCTGACGCCGTATATGGGCGGGAAGCTGCACGATATGTTCCGCGAGACGGCGGGCGTAACGACCGACGAGGAGGTCGAGGAGCTGATCGGCTTGTACCGCGAGTACAACTGGGCCCATCACGACGAGCTCGTCCGCGGCTTCCCGCACGCGCGCGAGGTGATGGCCGCGCTGCGGGCGGCCGGCGTGCGAATGGGCGTCGTCACGACGAAGATTCGCAAGACGTCGGAGATGGGGCTCGCGCTGTGCGGCATGGCGGAGTTCATCGAGACGATCGTCTCGCTCGACGACGTCGAGCACGCGAAGCCGCACCCGGAGCCGGTGCTCAAGGCGCTCGCCGCGATGGGCGTAGACGCGGAGACGGCGCTCATGGTCGGGGACAGCTCGGGAGATTTGCTGGCGGCCCGCGCGGCGGGCGTCCGGTCCGTCGCGGTCGGCTGGTCGATCAAGAGCAAGGAACATCTGATGCGCTGCGAGCCGGACTATTGGATCGACGACATCCGCGAGCTATTGGACATCGTCGGCGCGGCGGGGGTCGAACGCGTATGA
- the lgt gene encoding prolipoprotein diacylglyceryl transferase has product MIHSLALDPIAFAIGPLTVHWYGIILGTAALVGLALAVREGKRFGIIPDFFMDLLLIGVPSSVIAARLYYVAFRWQDYKDDPIAIFKIWEGGIAIYGALIGALIAGFLYIRHKGYSFWRIADICAPSLIAGQAIGRWGNFVNQEAYGSPVTEGFLRDALHLPNFIVNQMYIDEVYRHPTFLYESVWNVAGLLLLFGLRRLPIVRSGELLLGYFIWYSIGRFFIEGLRTDSLAFTGPKWLENLLESLWSPMLLLAPPGKMDYGNIRISQLLAVLLVIGAIALIVYRRAAGFAKERYSDPIVSTKASASGTATASAGAPEAADPAEEQATTEERRERKEPHDPNGTV; this is encoded by the coding sequence ATGATTCATTCATTGGCGCTGGACCCGATCGCGTTCGCGATCGGGCCGCTCACGGTGCATTGGTACGGCATTATCCTCGGGACTGCGGCGCTGGTCGGTCTGGCGTTGGCCGTTCGAGAGGGCAAACGGTTCGGCATCATCCCGGACTTCTTCATGGACCTGCTGCTCATCGGCGTTCCGTCCTCCGTCATCGCCGCTCGGCTGTATTACGTAGCGTTCCGTTGGCAGGATTACAAAGACGACCCGATCGCGATCTTTAAAATTTGGGAGGGCGGCATCGCCATCTACGGGGCGCTCATCGGCGCGTTGATCGCGGGCTTCCTCTATATCCGTCATAAGGGCTACAGCTTCTGGCGTATCGCGGATATTTGCGCGCCGAGCTTGATCGCCGGACAAGCGATCGGCCGATGGGGCAACTTCGTGAACCAAGAAGCCTATGGCAGTCCGGTGACGGAAGGGTTTCTGCGCGATGCGCTGCATCTGCCGAACTTCATCGTCAATCAGATGTACATCGACGAAGTGTACCGTCATCCTACGTTCCTTTATGAATCGGTATGGAACGTCGCCGGCCTGCTGCTGTTGTTCGGGCTGCGGCGGCTTCCGATCGTTCGCTCCGGCGAGCTGCTGCTCGGATACTTCATCTGGTATTCGATCGGGCGGTTTTTCATCGAAGGGCTGCGGACGGATTCCTTGGCGTTCACGGGGCCGAAGTGGTTGGAAAATCTGCTCGAGAGCCTCTGGTCTCCGATGCTGCTTCTGGCGCCGCCGGGCAAGATGGATTACGGCAACATTCGGATTTCGCAGCTGTTGGCCGTCTTGCTCGTGATCGGAGCGATCGCGTTGATCGTCTACCGCAGGGCGGCGGGCTTCGCGAAGGAGCGATATTCGGACCCGATCGTGTCGACGAAAGCGTCGGCGTCCGGGACGGCGACGGCATCGGCGGGCGCGCCCGAGGCGGCGGACCCGGCTGAGGAGCAAGCGACTACGGAAGAGAGACGGGAGCGTAAGGAACCGCATGATCCGAACGGTACTGTTTGA
- the hprK gene encoding HPr(Ser) kinase/phosphatase, translated as MAKKVKAADLVKHFGLEVLAGEDGLKRPIAVADLHRPGLVLAGYSNYYAKERVQLLGMTELSFFETLSESMRRERAEVLCQEETPCLLVTRGLDVPQELIEAAEKHGIPLLRGTMTTTMFASRLTGYLENRLAPSTTIHGVLVDIYGVGMLITGTSGIGKSETALELVKRGHRLVADDAVEIRQTADNELHGNAPDLIRHLLEIRGLGIINVMTLFGAGAVRNFKKISVVARLENWQQDKQYDRLGLDEEKTRIIDTDLPLVTIPVRPGRNLAVIIEVAAMNYRLKRMGYNAAQQFTNRLTETIAEDFDEVE; from the coding sequence ATGGCGAAAAAGGTGAAAGCGGCCGATCTGGTCAAACATTTCGGCCTGGAAGTGTTGGCCGGCGAGGACGGGCTGAAGCGGCCGATCGCCGTAGCCGATCTGCATCGGCCGGGATTGGTGCTCGCGGGGTATTCGAATTACTACGCGAAGGAACGGGTGCAGCTGCTGGGCATGACGGAGCTGAGCTTCTTCGAGACGTTGTCGGAGAGCATGCGCCGCGAGCGGGCGGAAGTGCTGTGTCAGGAAGAGACGCCGTGTCTGCTCGTGACGCGAGGCCTGGACGTACCGCAAGAATTGATCGAAGCGGCGGAGAAGCACGGCATTCCGCTGCTGCGCGGGACGATGACGACGACGATGTTCGCCAGCCGACTGACGGGATATTTGGAAAATCGGCTCGCCCCGTCGACGACGATTCACGGCGTCTTGGTCGATATCTACGGCGTCGGCATGCTGATCACCGGCACGAGCGGCATCGGGAAAAGCGAGACGGCGCTCGAGCTCGTGAAGCGGGGCCACCGGCTCGTGGCGGACGACGCGGTGGAAATTCGGCAGACGGCCGATAACGAGCTGCACGGCAACGCGCCGGATCTCATCCGACATCTGCTGGAAATTCGAGGCCTCGGCATCATTAACGTCATGACGTTGTTCGGCGCCGGCGCCGTACGTAACTTCAAGAAGATATCCGTCGTCGCGCGCCTGGAAAACTGGCAGCAGGATAAGCAATACGACCGTCTCGGACTGGACGAAGAGAAGACCCGCATCATCGACACGGATTTGCCGCTCGTCACGATTCCGGTTCGTCCCGGACGAAATCTAGCAGTCATTATCGAGGTGGCGGCGATGAACTACCGGCTGAAGCGGATGGGCTACAACGCCGCGCAGCAGTTCACGAATCGCCTCACCGAGACGATCGCGGAAGACTTCGACGAGGTGGAATAA